The genomic interval TGTTTTTTGACATATATGACAAGTTATTGGCAAACTGGAAGGTAGATTTGTAAAGTTTTGATTAGCTTTCTCAATTAAAGTACAGTCTTGGTAGAGTTCATCATTGGGCATTAGGCTGGGTCCTTCACAGCTTTCATCACTATCATCCAAAGGCATGGTGCATATTTCACTTCCTCCGTCAGAATCCCAAGAAGAATGAGCACTGCTCTCAGATTTAATGCTGGAAGTAGTGCTTAGATCCAGAACAGCTCCATCATTCAATGGATCGTATCCATAACTCTCAGAACAGGGTTCTCTAATTTTGCTCATTGGAAAAACCAAGCTGCCTGTTCTGTTCATTCCTTTGAAGATTACAGAAGTATGTCCAACATGTTGTTTTAAAGAGACATCTTGACAAAACTCCTTAGCCATGTCTTTCAAGAGGTATGTTGCATTGAAATGGTTGTTGAATTCCAGTGTATCTTTAGTCAGAAGCTTATGATGAAGATTTAGGTTTGAACTATGTCTAGAAGAACAAAGACAAGCTTAGCAAGAAAGTGTTTCGCCTCACTTAACAGCTGTTTCATAATGatcattaacaaagaaaaaaaaaatcaatatttagtAGCATGCATGAACTGTATACTTCTAATTTGACCAACTGCCACGCTGGGAGTGCACATGGGTGATTTACACACGTGACTGGGTATCTGAACTTGCTTGCACTGGCATATATCAGAAATAACTCTACAAAAATCAATGTTTCAGATTCCCTCCTGCATTGTGGGTAGCTGTCTGCTCCACTCGATCTAGTGCTGGGCCTAAAAGAGTTGGAGGACAGACTGAAAAGCTGTATACTGAACTGAGATCAGAGAATGGACTgagggggggaagaaacaagATTCTTTCCCAATGGACAAAGTAGGAAAGGAGTGACACCTGAGTCTGCAAAAAATATTGATGATCTCAAGTACTGTAACCATGTGCCAGGATGCAGCTGTACACATGAGTACAGAGCTTCTCCTTGACAGGAATTTCCTTGAAGAAAGGAATACTGCATTTTATGCAACTTGTAGTTTTCAAATGGGCATCTGCAgattcagtttaaaaccaccaaaacaaacgAAATCACTGCTCCTCATTGAATACTATCAATCAGCTCACTGGGAACTTCCAGGCTCTGGCTAGAAGATTCAGTTTATTGCAAGACAgggaaaacattcatttttccctttgccaTCATGGTTTAATCCAAACCATGAACTGTTCAAAAgggcacagaaatattttgcacttgCAGTCACAGCACTCTATGTTAAAGTGTTGAAACTTCTGCAGAGTTGTTCCAAATAACTACTGTTTTGCACAAAGCTTGTGAACTTTCTTGtgagttggcttttttttttttttaataaaccatcTTCCAAAAGCACCTGTGTTAAAACTTAACTGAATATATTGGTGTGGGAAGGAATTCGTGGCATGTGAATGCAAATCTTACTGCTGGCCTACTTTCCTGTGGCCCATATCACAATTACAGTGGAGAGGAATTCACATCTGGGAAGACGCAGGCAGCAGATCAGGGTATgaagccctgccagcagcagatgaATCTGTGCATCTCAGATGCAGCGGCCAGTCCTCAGAGACTGGCTCATCCTCTCTCTGGACTGCATCAGCTGGCTCCAGTACTCCTAGCAGATTACAGACAATCTAAACCTTGTGTCACTCTGAACTACTATCCAGGCATGCTTCCTGCAGCCAAAAGCTGCTGTAACACTGTTACAGAAGAGTTAGAAATCTTAACAACACTTAGTTGCACTTTAGCGGGTTTGTTATCTACCACTTATCAATTCAGATCCATAACTGATGGTCAACAATAAAgcttcagttcttttttctcagtttatgTGCATAAtaggctgaaataaaattatttatagcaACACAATACTGCAGCTAACAGTAAACTGAATCAAGCTCATGATACAGTTTAGGAATTAGTATGTAATCTCACATAAAAGCACTACCAATGTGTATACACACCAGATAGTGTTAGTTCAACTAGCACCGTGTGATGTTAATTTTGTACTGACATAGAGTAACCTTGCTTTTCTTATGGGCTTCTTCCCACCAGTCTGTTCAAAATCCTTGAGTAAAGCAAGGACAAGGGCAAGTGAAGATTCCCTGACTTGATCTCATTGCTTTTTCACTAAAGAACACTGTATACCTTAAAATACACATGAAAGTACATATTAAACATATAAGTCCACACATGCGTCTACTGGAAAATTGCTGAATGCATACCCTTGTGGCTTTCCCTTTATCTTCTAAAGTATTCTTTCAACTATTGCAGTCTTTATCAGTTATGAAATTTTCATGGCTTTATTTAATACCTTGTAGCCTAgtggaaaggaaatgtttctttcaatGGATTTTCATTTCATGAATGTTCTGATAAGTTATCGTACCTGTTATACGAGGATACACAGAAAATCTTTGCAGGCTCCATTCCTCAAAcactcattttaatttcaaattaggCTCCATTGTGAtggtaaaataaatacaattttgtttataattttcttaCCTGTCTCGACTTCTACgagaagggaaagcagcatTACAGCCCTCAACTGTGCAAATATGCATTTCTTTGagatgtacatttttaaaatgcatttttacacTGTAAGggtttttaaaagtcttcttACAGATGTCACAATGAAAGCggctttcttccttctgaatcCCTAGTGCATGTTGACTGACATGTTCCATATCTTTAGAGTCTTCAAAACAAGGAATGGCAGCACCCCTGTTTGACAAAGTGCTGAAAAAGCCCCCAGTCAGCAAGTGGTGTTGCAATTCAGGGCAGTCACTTTTAGGGATCCTGCGCTTTGACTGCTCTTTAATATACATGGGGGGTTCAGTCATTGGTTTTATAACATcattgtggtggtgttttggaTCTTCATATATAATCTCATGGGAAACTATTTTTAATGGttggttttcttctggtttaacCTCTTTCTCACAGTGATGCAATTCATTCTCAGAGATATCCTTGATGTATTTGTTATTTGGCGCAAAGACAGATTCAAAATACTTTGGGCCCTCTACCCCAGAGATAGATTTCCATGAATTACCTGAATGGGGGTGCTTTTCCACCCTGTCGGTCACCCGCTTCTCTATCTTATGCTCACAGGTCTCAAGCTCTCCATCGCTTACCACCTGCAGACGTGTATCATCTTCAGAACTGGCAACATCACTACTTTCATTAGGTGTCTCAACAGCTTCTTTCTCTATCTTAATAGGCATACTTGATTTACGGGATTTCTTCTTGGGTAGCATGTCAAATGGCAATTCATTTGAAACAAGCTGCTCTGGTATTGAGGAAGAAAcaagaggcagagaaggaagagtaCCTGGAGTATTAGCAAGCTCAGCTGGTGTGACTGGACTACgataaaaaggaagaacaggctGTACTGTCTTCAGGTTTGGAAAGAGGACACCATTCTGTCCAATACTGGGAAATCCAGCCTGACCCTTTGAATCTGTACAGGAGCTGGCATAGCTGGTAATAGTTCTGCTATCCGGAGTTAAAATTGTAAATTCTGTCCTTTTACTATCTCCAGGTCCAGCAATGGTCAAACCATTTCTTAGATCTTTATCCCTGTTATTTCTGTTCATTGGCATATGGAGTCTGGGGTTAGGATTTGCACTATGACGATTTCGGCTACGCAAAGAGCTAAATACCATATTGCAGCCCTCAATTGTGCATTTGTGCTTTATCTTCAGATGAACAGCAttgtaatgtattttcaaagtacCTTTGtcataaaatgtcttttcacaTGCAGTGCAGAAAACACGCCCTTTCCTTGGCCCAGCGCcatttttttcaacagatttcattttgttttctggagaTAGTGCTGTCATTTCAAGCTTTGCTGCTGTATTATGTGAACTGGAATCACTTAAAAGGGCATCATCTTCTGTTTTAGTAGTGACATCTGGACCATTTATGCTGCTCTCATTTTCAACTTGAAATGGTGCAGAACTAGAAGTTAAgaagctgctttcagaaaatggcATCTGAACATCTTGTTTAGTTTCATTGCTATGGTCTTGACCTTGCTCAATCAAATGTCTTTCTGGTGGTGAACCTATCAAAGGTGGAGGCACTggactgaaaaactgaaatggcaGCATGAAAGCCATGttatttacaatattttcaaAGGGATGAATGTTGGTGGGACTCATTTTGtccaaggaagcagaaaaattagGACTGTGTTGATTGCAGCTCTCAATGAATGCCCTAATATCCAAATTGGCAGTTGGTGGTGGTATTATAATTGATTGCCCTTCTTTCTCTTGAATTGCCATTAACTCTACAATGGACTTAGTTTCTCCAAAACGAAGAAACTGCTGCAAAGTAGCCAGTTCTTCTTCAGTGGTCATTATGCTCCAGTGATCCAGCACCTTTCCTGAAGCATCCTAAAGccaaaaatattcaaatgagTCAGACATTAGTtaaggcaaacaaaaaacccctctccctgaa from Aquila chrysaetos chrysaetos chromosome 5, bAquChr1.4, whole genome shotgun sequence carries:
- the BNC1 gene encoding zinc finger protein basonuclin-1 isoform X2, translating into MSEAIRCTLVNCSCQCFKPGKINQRQCDQCRHGWVAHALSKLRIPNLYPSSQVEIVQSNVVFDISSLMLYGTQAIPVRLKILLDRLFSVLKQEEVIQILHALDWTLQDYIRGYVLQDASGKVLDHWSIMTTEEELATLQQFLRFGETKSIVELMAIQEKEGQSIIIPPPTANLDIRAFIESCNQHSPNFSASLDKMSPTNIHPFENIVNNMAFMLPFQFFSPVPPPLIGSPPERHLIEQGQDHSNETKQDVQMPFSESSFLTSSSAPFQVENESSINGPDVTTKTEDDALLSDSSSHNTAAKLEMTALSPENKMKSVEKNGAGPRKGRVFCTACEKTFYDKGTLKIHYNAVHLKIKHKCTIEGCNMVFSSLRSRNRHSANPNPRLHMPMNRNNRDKDLRNGLTIAGPGDSKRTEFTILTPDSRTITSYASSCTDSKGQAGFPSIGQNGVLFPNLKTVQPVLPFYRSPVTPAELANTPGTLPSLPLVSSSIPEQLVSNELPFDMLPKKKSRKSSMPIKIEKEAVETPNESSDVASSEDDTRLQVVSDGELETCEHKIEKRVTDRVEKHPHSGNSWKSISGVEGPKYFESVFAPNNKYIKDISENELHHCEKEVKPEENQPLKIVSHEIIYEDPKHHHNDVIKPMTEPPMYIKEQSKRRIPKSDCPELQHHLLTGGFFSTLSNRGAAIPCFEDSKDMEHVSQHALGIQKEESRFHCDICKKTFKNPYSVKMHFKNVHLKEMHICTVEGCNAAFPSRRSRDRHSSNLNLHHKLLTKDTLEFNNHFNATYLLKDMAKEFCQDVSLKQHVGHTSVIFKGMNRTGSLVFPMSKIREPCSESYGYDPLNDGAVLDLSTTSSIKSESSAHSSWDSDGGSEICTMPLDDSDESCEGPSLMPNDELYQDCTLIEKANQNFTNLPSSLPITCHICQKTYSNKGTFRAHYKTVHLRQLHKCKVPGCNTMFSSVRSRNRHSQNPNLHKSLAGSPTSLQ
- the BNC1 gene encoding zinc finger protein basonuclin-1 isoform X1; the encoded protein is MYSLHTLGGAYILPVMLSIDFQAIRCTLVNCSCQCFKPGKINQRQCDQCRHGWVAHALSKLRIPNLYPSSQVEIVQSNVVFDISSLMLYGTQAIPVRLKILLDRLFSVLKQEEVIQILHALDWTLQDYIRGYVLQDASGKVLDHWSIMTTEEELATLQQFLRFGETKSIVELMAIQEKEGQSIIIPPPTANLDIRAFIESCNQHSPNFSASLDKMSPTNIHPFENIVNNMAFMLPFQFFSPVPPPLIGSPPERHLIEQGQDHSNETKQDVQMPFSESSFLTSSSAPFQVENESSINGPDVTTKTEDDALLSDSSSHNTAAKLEMTALSPENKMKSVEKNGAGPRKGRVFCTACEKTFYDKGTLKIHYNAVHLKIKHKCTIEGCNMVFSSLRSRNRHSANPNPRLHMPMNRNNRDKDLRNGLTIAGPGDSKRTEFTILTPDSRTITSYASSCTDSKGQAGFPSIGQNGVLFPNLKTVQPVLPFYRSPVTPAELANTPGTLPSLPLVSSSIPEQLVSNELPFDMLPKKKSRKSSMPIKIEKEAVETPNESSDVASSEDDTRLQVVSDGELETCEHKIEKRVTDRVEKHPHSGNSWKSISGVEGPKYFESVFAPNNKYIKDISENELHHCEKEVKPEENQPLKIVSHEIIYEDPKHHHNDVIKPMTEPPMYIKEQSKRRIPKSDCPELQHHLLTGGFFSTLSNRGAAIPCFEDSKDMEHVSQHALGIQKEESRFHCDICKKTFKNPYSVKMHFKNVHLKEMHICTVEGCNAAFPSRRSRDRHSSNLNLHHKLLTKDTLEFNNHFNATYLLKDMAKEFCQDVSLKQHVGHTSVIFKGMNRTGSLVFPMSKIREPCSESYGYDPLNDGAVLDLSTTSSIKSESSAHSSWDSDGGSEICTMPLDDSDESCEGPSLMPNDELYQDCTLIEKANQNFTNLPSSLPITCHICQKTYSNKGTFRAHYKTVHLRQLHKCKVPGCNTMFSSVRSRNRHSQNPNLHKSLAGSPTSLQ